The proteins below are encoded in one region of Aeromonas veronii:
- a CDS encoding nucleotidyltransferase family protein: protein MQSDVITRQEIALQMKTEALLRADPLRMACLRTARTLDLSDWALGAGFVRNLVWDHLHGKTVPTPLNDIDLIYLDAADPEGLAEGDHEAWLYARLPDQRWEVRNQARMHLRQRVPPFHSSQEALSHWVEIPTCIGVRLLADDSFAWLAPYGFGHNWSLRVNANPRCRQDHQVFVQRILTKRWQQIWPDLEVIWS, encoded by the coding sequence ATGCAAAGTGACGTCATTACTCGCCAGGAGATCGCCTTGCAGATGAAGACCGAGGCGCTGCTGAGGGCCGATCCGCTGCGGATGGCCTGCCTGCGCACCGCTCGGACACTGGATTTGTCCGACTGGGCCCTGGGGGCCGGTTTTGTCCGTAACCTCGTCTGGGACCATTTGCACGGCAAGACAGTGCCAACGCCCCTCAACGACATCGACCTCATCTATCTCGATGCCGCTGATCCGGAAGGGCTGGCAGAGGGGGATCATGAAGCCTGGCTGTACGCCCGTCTGCCGGATCAGCGCTGGGAGGTACGCAACCAGGCCCGCATGCATCTTCGCCAGCGGGTGCCTCCTTTTCACAGCAGCCAGGAGGCACTCAGCCACTGGGTAGAGATCCCCACCTGTATCGGGGTGCGCTTGCTGGCCGATGATAGCTTCGCCTGGCTGGCGCCCTATGGCTTTGGTCATAACTGGTCACTGCGAGTGAACGCTAACCCGAGATGCCGCCAGGATCACCAGGTGTTCGTGCAACGCATCCTGACGAAACGTTGGCAGCAGATCTGGCCCGACCTTGAGGTGATCTGGTCATAA
- a CDS encoding GNAT family N-acetyltransferase → MSEILHQSDEHQFVCIVDGQLSRLAYRPRDAGTVEAYSTQVPSELRGQGIADKLARAFYDWSQEKGLTIVPTCSYIEVWLRRNAK, encoded by the coding sequence ATGAGCGAGATCCTTCATCAGAGCGATGAGCACCAATTCGTCTGCATTGTCGACGGCCAGCTCTCCCGCCTCGCCTACCGGCCACGGGATGCAGGCACGGTCGAGGCATACAGCACCCAGGTTCCGAGTGAGCTGCGGGGACAGGGGATCGCCGACAAACTGGCTCGCGCCTTCTATGACTGGAGCCAGGAGAAGGGACTGACCATAGTGCCGACCTGCAGCTATATCGAGGTCTGGCTGCGCCGCAATGCAAAGTGA
- the cysM gene encoding cysteine synthase CysM, with the protein MDPVMAFATLESLIGNTPLLRLQRINPYPEVTLLVKLEGNNPAGSVKDRPALNLIKAAEVSGHLRPGDTLIEATSGNTGIALAMVAAARGYRMRLIMPRTMSQERRDAMQAYGAELVLVDDGMEGARDLALTMQVRGEGLVLDQFNNPANPDAHYQSTGPEIWQQSEGAVTHFVSAMGTTGTIMGVSRYLKERNPAIEIVGLQPAEGSQIPGIRRWPAAYLPTIFEPARVDRVLDVTLDESLAMMRRLAREEGICCGVSSGGAVAGALRVAASLERGVVVAIICDRGDRYLSTGVFGN; encoded by the coding sequence ATGGATCCCGTCATGGCCTTTGCCACCCTGGAGAGTTTGATCGGCAATACCCCGCTGCTGCGGTTGCAGCGCATCAACCCCTATCCAGAGGTCACCCTGCTGGTGAAGCTGGAGGGCAACAACCCCGCCGGTTCGGTCAAGGACAGACCGGCCCTGAACCTCATCAAGGCGGCAGAGGTGAGCGGTCACTTGCGCCCCGGCGACACCCTGATCGAGGCTACCTCGGGCAACACCGGCATCGCGCTCGCCATGGTGGCGGCCGCCCGGGGCTACCGGATGCGGCTCATCATGCCGCGTACCATGAGTCAGGAGCGGCGCGACGCCATGCAGGCCTATGGCGCCGAACTGGTGCTGGTGGACGATGGCATGGAAGGGGCGCGGGATCTCGCGCTGACCATGCAGGTGCGGGGGGAGGGGCTGGTGCTCGATCAGTTCAACAATCCGGCCAACCCGGATGCCCACTATCAGTCGACCGGCCCCGAGATCTGGCAGCAGAGCGAGGGGGCGGTCACTCACTTCGTCTCCGCCATGGGGACCACGGGTACCATCATGGGGGTTTCCCGCTATCTCAAGGAGCGGAACCCCGCCATCGAGATCGTCGGCCTGCAGCCCGCTGAGGGGAGCCAGATCCCCGGCATCCGGCGCTGGCCCGCAGCCTATCTGCCCACCATTTTCGAACCCGCAAGGGTCGATCGGGTGCTGGATGTGACGCTGGATGAGTCGCTCGCCATGATGCGCCGTCTGGCCCGTGAAGAGGGGATCTGCTGCGGGGTCAGCTCCGGTGGGGCCGTGGCGGGGGCCCTGCGGGTGGCGGCGAGCCTCGAGCGCGGGGTCGTGGTCGCCATCATCTGTGACAGGGGGGATCGCTACCTCTCCACCGGGGTGTTCGGCAACTGA
- a CDS encoding iron-containing alcohol dehydrogenase: protein MSRYYDFFCPVKLLAGEQALEQVASELMALGASRPLLLTDKGVSGSGLATLVQEMLAEGGLPAVACWDEIPADSSTAVVEQIAVRYRTLDCDSLVALGGGSVIDTAKAVNILATLGGNNLMDHAGAGSLTRPLNPLAVIPTTAGTGSEVTLVAVIRDEHSGRKVPFTSPFLLPQLAVLDPRLTQGLPLPITAATAMDAMTHAIESFIGNGKNPVSDALALGAVEKIANALPKVLGSPQDKGLRLQLAEGSTLAGMAFSNSMVGLVHALGHSLGARCHLPHGLCMNLFLPAVLDYNRPQIDEELAHLLLPLAGAERFAATPPSLRPQATLDAINSLRDTLWEAVRLPRTLAEAGATDRSLLEEIRDLAINDGALLYNRKDADREQLLALLERVWE, encoded by the coding sequence ATGAGCCGATACTACGATTTCTTCTGCCCGGTCAAACTGCTGGCAGGGGAGCAGGCGCTGGAGCAAGTTGCCAGCGAATTGATGGCACTGGGGGCGAGCCGTCCCTTGCTGCTCACCGACAAGGGGGTCAGCGGCAGCGGCCTGGCGACCCTGGTACAGGAAATGCTGGCCGAGGGAGGCCTGCCGGCGGTGGCCTGCTGGGACGAGATCCCGGCCGATTCCTCCACCGCAGTGGTGGAGCAGATAGCCGTGCGCTATCGCACCCTCGACTGTGACAGCCTGGTGGCCCTGGGGGGTGGCTCCGTCATCGATACCGCCAAGGCGGTCAACATCCTCGCCACCCTGGGTGGCAACAATCTGATGGATCATGCCGGTGCCGGCAGCCTCACCCGCCCGCTCAATCCTCTGGCCGTGATACCGACCACGGCGGGCACCGGTTCGGAGGTGACCCTGGTGGCGGTGATCCGGGACGAGCACAGCGGTCGCAAGGTACCCTTCACCTCCCCCTTCCTGCTGCCCCAGCTGGCGGTGCTGGATCCGCGCCTCACCCAGGGGCTGCCCCTGCCCATCACGGCCGCCACCGCCATGGATGCCATGACCCATGCCATCGAATCCTTCATCGGCAACGGCAAGAATCCAGTGAGCGACGCCCTGGCCCTGGGGGCAGTGGAAAAGATAGCGAACGCCCTGCCGAAGGTATTGGGCTCCCCGCAGGACAAGGGGCTGCGGCTGCAACTGGCGGAAGGGTCGACCCTGGCGGGCATGGCGTTTTCCAACTCCATGGTGGGGCTGGTGCATGCCCTCGGTCACAGCCTGGGGGCCCGCTGTCATCTGCCCCATGGCCTGTGCATGAACCTCTTCCTACCCGCCGTGCTCGACTACAACAGGCCCCAGATCGATGAGGAGCTCGCCCACCTGCTGCTGCCGCTGGCGGGGGCCGAGCGCTTCGCCGCCACCCCCCCCTCTCTGCGGCCACAGGCCACCCTGGATGCAATCAATAGCCTGCGAGACACCCTGTGGGAGGCAGTGCGCCTGCCGCGCACCCTGGCGGAGGCCGGGGCGACAGACCGCTCCCTGCTGGAGGAGATACGGGATCTCGCCATCAACGACGGGGCCCTGCTCTACAACCGCAAGGATGCCGACCGGGAGCAGTTGCTGGCCCTGCTGGAGCGGGTATGGGAGTAA
- a CDS encoding SCP2 sterol-binding domain-containing protein translates to MTLERLRQTGHRLWNLSLLWVLGRTLCRAARIDESVRRELSPLADGTCIRLEISGYRHGLDLYKQDGRWHCGAPAQVAPHPLRVRFKHPAIAFRALSFRLGINQAFCENRLQVEGDLTTAMHLVRAIEQLQALILPAFIARPLMRHYPAPVSKGVRAGRIYLGLLTG, encoded by the coding sequence ATGACACTTGAACGCCTGCGCCAAACTGGCCACCGCCTCTGGAATCTCAGCCTGCTCTGGGTACTGGGGCGAACCCTGTGCCGGGCCGCCCGCATCGATGAGTCGGTGCGCCGCGAGCTCTCCCCCCTGGCCGACGGCACCTGCATCCGGCTGGAGATCAGCGGCTACCGACACGGGCTCGACCTGTACAAGCAGGACGGCCGCTGGCACTGCGGCGCCCCTGCCCAGGTTGCGCCGCATCCGCTGCGGGTGCGCTTCAAGCACCCGGCCATCGCCTTTCGGGCCCTAAGCTTTCGCCTCGGGATCAACCAGGCCTTCTGCGAGAACCGGTTGCAGGTGGAGGGGGATCTCACCACCGCCATGCACCTGGTGCGGGCCATCGAGCAACTGCAGGCCCTGATCCTGCCCGCCTTCATCGCCAGGCCCCTGATGCGCCACTATCCGGCCCCCGTCAGCAAGGGCGTGCGGGCAGGTCGCATCTATCTGGGGCTGCTGACGGGCTGA
- a CDS encoding TetR/AcrR family transcriptional regulator, with protein sequence MTDKRRQILEATLTLCAEDGLQGAATARIAKAAGVANGTLFHHFPSKEVLIQQLYQDIKQRLGAAISEADPALTLKEQVRHYWGQAMVWMIEHPYELKFVLDFFHSPLLSRPLRSQILSDTLRFLPQLLAQGQASGALHPVPPELMLEVCQSQFLACASLFVDKPALGQDVDWQEGAFTLFWSTIARSTHDT encoded by the coding sequence ATGACCGACAAACGCCGCCAGATCCTGGAAGCCACTCTCACCCTGTGCGCAGAAGATGGTCTGCAGGGGGCCGCGACCGCCCGCATCGCCAAGGCCGCCGGTGTCGCCAACGGCACCCTGTTTCACCATTTCCCGAGCAAGGAGGTGCTGATCCAGCAGCTCTATCAGGACATCAAACAGCGTCTCGGCGCCGCCATCAGCGAGGCGGACCCGGCGCTGACGCTGAAGGAGCAGGTTCGCCACTACTGGGGCCAGGCCATGGTCTGGATGATCGAACATCCATATGAGCTCAAGTTCGTGCTGGATTTCTTCCACTCTCCCCTGCTCTCTCGCCCCTTGCGCAGCCAGATCTTGAGCGACACCCTGCGCTTCCTGCCCCAGCTGCTGGCTCAGGGCCAGGCCAGCGGAGCGCTGCACCCCGTGCCGCCCGAACTGATGCTGGAGGTATGCCAGAGCCAGTTTCTCGCCTGCGCCTCCCTCTTCGTCGACAAGCCGGCGCTTGGGCAAGATGTCGACTGGCAAGAGGGCGCCTTCACCCTGTTTTGGTCCACCATCGCAAGGAGCACCCATGACACTTGA